In Apis mellifera strain DH4 linkage group LG3, Amel_HAv3.1, whole genome shotgun sequence, one DNA window encodes the following:
- the LOC413341 gene encoding helicase domino isoform X3 yields MSDKQTAPILPPLNGGGGSNGSTTQQTVNLQQVLATAQGLNVLTTGAGQQFVITSQVPGLTQVIPSNASTNANIQQIGVNISRIVNISGTPPRASSVGVAGVSNSPLTSPTRQSSPKVVLATSPKLVRTSIRNMFVAPTSQASLQSPPARKKLKLADSTEKSTMIADDTMGYRRRIMEHKMKKMRAIREKYAENASELFFLHAGGNMMDFQTWRKKPPTPQYLHFLRQHRLDPDDDDEDLTAPLPAISEIPLTPTTTTVSTIVPVNQCTEVKISGINVAPVAISTTLPAAVAQLNQQGHVPGRPQGGRHGMVFAFRPAIQSSPVTAHPPPTSTLAPTLIIGNAPIVPSSPKSVTTTVPSSVIDKSTITTSITTTITTMTTSTVTFTGATTTIAVTTTTKTSSAPTTPVQPVVKLVKLPASNATSCDITNNQEQIVEKAKQEAYVMQRIAELQREGLWSERRLPKVQEPPRTKAHWDYLLEEMVWLAADFAQERKWKKAAAKKCARMVQKYFQEKAIQAQKAEKSQELRLKKIASFIAKEIKTFWTNVEKLVEYKQQTRLEEKRKQALDQHLNFIVGQTEKYSTWLTEGLNKTDGPQSIPASMNSSRISSPIPPGKSHSDEDFQPNQSSDDDEETIAKAEEELKSVTNHKEEVELLKKESELPLEDLLKELPPDYLENRSKSLSPASKEVEEENEKTADGDMDFVAASDESSDEEETIMEQEKLEENADYKQELDDLKAENEMSIDELMAKYGNISDVPMDVEQEPIQESDRESTKQEENEEESTSNESESEESDNEVGEEESQTQTDNETDIGLKSLLEDISMEKSSDDKTAELDHSDAHNEMDNVAALAESIQPKGNTLLTTSVVTKIPFLLKHPLREYQHIGLDWLVTMYDRKLNGILADEMGLGKTIQTIALLAHLACEKGNWGPHLIIVPTSVMLNWEMECKKWCPGFKILTYYGTQKERKQKRTGWTKPNAFHICITSYKLVIQDHQSFRRKKWKYLILDEAQNIKNFKSQRWQLLLNFQTQRRLLLTGTPLQNNLMELWSLMHFLMPNVFQSHREFKEWFSNPVTGMIEGNSEYNENIIRRLHKVLRPFLLRRLKTEVEKQLPKKYEHVVMCRLSKRQRYLYDDFMSRAKTKETLASGNLLSVINVLMQLRKVCNHPNLFEVRPTVSPFQMEAIEYVTASLIWSALDYDPFKHIDLSSVNLLLCDLELTLTAFVAHRVRRLQTPRKLIEEIDTQPDPFPRCPSGKIKINVRLSNQVKPSSVPRQTQAKLKNLAGILPTPKVGTSPLIKTANNQSTPTQGVTLKVAGGQQLQGYSVQLVQHQGSVKVSFPVMTPCVQRLKVLPKSLMGLSTTATTVNKVIGGVVTTTSGTSGRPVMRVPPLNVTASSNITAQSAAGNGQSQQQSIRSGIVTRHAQKESEKAQIKERPKSEFYLPQLEEERKQRRQAKLRLVANINERRCAACPLYGEDLFMALRIGKPSTACRWHNGWVHCATAKDSTRTRRQFFSRTEALAEAIKSTEQIVEELKEVFERFVVHVPAVCAPTPRFHVSHPPPHKLFGQRRIQMELQRQLSPKLALFHPVASAMMTQFPDPRLIQYDCGKLQSLHQLLRKLKSENHRVLIFTQMTRMLDVLEAFLNFHGHIYLRLDGTTKVDQRQVLMERFNGDKRIFCFILSTRSGGVGVNLTGADTVIFYDSDWNPTMDAQAQDRCHRIGQTRDVHIYRLVSEKTVEENILKKANQKRLLGDLAIEGGNFTTAYFKSSTIQDLFNIDQSENDATTRMAEVLEQNRDRERFLQKDNQSQTLEDKIAMGALESALAAAEEDLDVQAAKTAKAEAVADLAEFDENIPLDDADRDDLQVSKAELEVQNLVSQLTPIERYAMKFVEESEGAFSAAQLAAAERELEEQKKEWELDRLRALREEEERRMRLADDDEKPLTFGREDAQNQVNSASNSKKLVNKKLPPNRRRNSRKNISKSAQESESETETTTESESESQEDVVEDSLDEESSHTESQSQGDEDEEEETNDQNDSGKGGYPKRKNRSNKSFSQNHFDLNSPRTRSRGNVKINLWTLDVSPILPGIKPKCRGRASNLRKQRELEMRMKAEENFVLPSSPVSSCKKLNNANVSNKFDEENMNQKGITSDLKSTDSEQDTILPAEELSESIENCKVIANHCIVATSSPKSKYIKTITIEESNSIPLNSVEAETCSQSGNSSGTSEQCKNSEESIIDDKVCDEDVTDMSSSIYITQSMYKLTAQSSNSEGDASYNDDSENSNVDLISQSSNSCLSTIESNTIKRISDSKCLKNSITLEIDEEINISENSLIAPLKNKMITQDIDENTGEFTEKLNDSISKNEIISSNINEVDMQIKEELLTSNSIKLKTLEDKIVYKFQDTNVSDDECGSKNDARTQTPTEKENVNIEETFKNKEQFDESTSNSNMTHNDTESISVIESRSSQEFSSIKQESFTKLDECMYDENDSKIQLTSSIQSSDNTFSFDILNSNESCGSESNLENKVKFRKPDISYGVITRSAKININVDNSENKNLETHTSLILSDESCESKQNQGNENSNSISNTHRKEVSKMTQIRRPDTPRPIIEQVRITRSSVVRSLTPPPSSNPMKSVHKKRPDTPLSECFKSSPRPATRSTSNINSPLRNEEQNTTSYERPMTRSSKSLDNGFLNPPPFRRSSSIPPMKPISEKLNEMKDCSSVSTRSKKNNEFNNINISTRRRPDTPVPTSEQTSRVTRSGLNFMLNLGKSSPNHMSNKGNKHIRKTDLSSDSKAQEEESSISSKTETLNTDSNGNAVVSETFTKHDDPLSTFNDINEKPQRTAKVVAILTLDTRSNYSNKASSSVHTKTSNCNSTDTKNNKKNVDSNSNSGPDSSEKNCVLRISDVTSNCKLDGWCSSGLDNRDRDRVSSNVYSNVASTYTNSSKSGKTSTMNKNTSLNSKLKTDKVSLPVQSTVIALVDLDNDPNYDSSDSSKRLRRKIKRTRLSSFAKPLIRGKTNESQIIDTVGDEEQIPPFKKTIRSQLPTPPPPSQTTQLEKLSSGTIS; encoded by the exons ATGAGTGATAAGCAGACTGCACCTATTTTACCGCCCCTTAATGGGGGTGGAGGAAGCAATGGAAGCACAACTCAGCAAACAGTTAATCTGCAACAAGTTCTTGCTACTGCTCAAGGACTCAATGTTCTTACCACAGGTGCTGGACAACAATTTGTTATTACTTCACAGGTTCCTGGTCTTACACAG GTTATTCCAAGTAATGCATCAACAAATGCAAATATTCAACAAATCGGTGTTAATATTAGtagaattgttaatattagtgGTACACCACCACGTGCAAGTAGTGTGGGAGTTGCAGGTGTCAGTAATTCACCTCTTACATCTCCTACCCGTCAAAGTTCACCTAAAGTTGTTTTAGCAACATCTCCAAAACTTGTTCGTACTTCTATTAGAAATATGTTTGTTGCACCAACTTCTCAAGCTTCATTGCAATCACCACCTGCAAGGAAGAAATTGAAGTTAGCAGATTCCACTGAAAAATCTACTATGATTGCTGATGATACAATGGGTTATAGAAGGAGAATTATGgaacataaaatgaaaaaaatgcgtgcaataagagaaaaatatgcTGAAAATGCAtcagaattattctttctacATGCTGGAGGCAATATGATGGATTTTCAAACATGGAGAAAGAAACCTCCAACACCTCAATACTTGCATTTTTTACGGCAACATAGATTAGATccagatgatgatgatgaagatTTAACAGCCCCACTGCCAGCAATATCAGAAATTCCATTAACACCAACTACAACTACTGTTTCTACAATAGTTCCTGTGAATCAATGTACAGAAGTAAAAATTTCTGGAATCAATGTTGCTCCAGTTGCAATATCTACAACATTGCCTGCTGCAGTAGCCCAACTTAATCAACaag GACATGTACCAGGTAGGCCTCAAGGGGGCCGCCATGGCATGGTGTTTGCCTTCAGACCAGCAATTCAGTCTTCACCAGTCACCGCTCATCCTCCACCTACTTCTACTCTAGCACCCACGCTCATTATAG GTAATGCACCAATAGTTCCAAGTTCACCAAAATCTGTAACAACAACCGTTCCAAGTTCAGTGATAGATAAATCTACAATAACTACATCTATTACAACAACTATTACTACAATGACTACTTCTACTGTTACCTTTACTGGAGCTACTACTACAATTGCTGTTACTACTACCACAAAAACATCTTCTGCGCCTACTACACCTGTTCAGCCTGTTGTCAAGCTTGTTAAATTACCTGCCTCCAATGCGACATCATGTGATATCACAAATAACCAAGAACAAATAGTAGAAAAAGCTAAACAAGAAGCATATGTTATGCAAAGGATTGCGGAATTACAACGTGAAGGATTATGGTCAGAAAGAAGATTACCTAAGGTACAAGAACCACCTCGTACAAAAGCTCATTGGGATTATTTATTGGAAGAAATGGTTTGGTTAGCTGCCGATTTTGCTCAAGaacgaaaatggaaaaaagctGCAGCAAAAAAATGTGCGCGTAtggtacaaaaatattttcaggaGAAAGCAATTCAAGCACAAAAAGCTGAAAAATCACAAGAACTTAGGTTAAAAAAGATCGCTAGTTTTATCgctaaagaaattaaaactttctgGACAAATGTAGAAAag ttggtGGAATATAAGCAACAAACGAGGcttgaagaaaaaaggaagcaaGCACTAGACCAgcacttaaattttattgttggccaaacagaaaaatattcaacatgGTTAACTGAAGGACTTAATAAAACTGATGGCCCTCAAAGTATACCAGCCTCTATGAATAGTTCACGCATTTCTTCTCCAATACCACCTGGCAAATCTCATTCTGATG aGGATTTTCAACCAAACCAAAGTTCAGATGATGATGAAGAAACTATAGCAAAAGCTGAAGAAGAACTGAAATCTGTGACAAATCATAAAGAAGAagtcgaattattaaaaaaagaatcggaaTTACCTTTAGAAgatcttttaaaagaattaccaCCTGATTACTTAGAGAATAGAAGTAAAAGTTTGTCACCTGCATCAAAGGAAGTGGAAGaa GAGAATGAAAAGACAGCAGATGGAGATATGGATTTTGTTGCCGCATCAGATGAATCCTCAGATGAGGAAGAAACTATCATGGAACAAGAAAAACTGGAAGAAAATGCAGATTATAAACAAGAATTAGACGATCTCAAA GCTGAAAATGAAATGTCTATTGATGAACTTATGGCTAAATATGGTAACATATCAGATGTGCCAATGGATGTTGAACAAGAACCAATTCaag aaTCAGATAGAGAAAGCACAAAGCAAGAAGAGAATGAAGAAGAATCTACAAGTAACGAAAGTGAAAGTGAGGAAAGTGATAATGAAGTTGGAGAAGAGGAATCTCAAACACAAACTGATAATGAAACTGATATTGGACTTAAATCTCTGTTAGAAGATATATCTATGGAGAAATCATCAGatgataaa actGCAGAATTGGATCATTCAGATGCTCACAATGAAATGGATAACGTAGCAGCATTGGCAGAAAGTATTCAACCTAAAGGAAATACTTTGCTTACAACTAGT GTTGTtacaaaaattccatttcttttaaaacatCCTCTTCGAGAATATCAGCACATAGGATTGGACTGGCTTGTTACAATGtatgatagaaaattaaatggcATTTTGGCAGATGAAATGGGTTTGGGTAAAACCATACAAACAATTGCTTTACTTGCGCATTTAGCATGTGAAAAGGGTAATTGGGGTCCTCATCTTATAATAGTACCAACATCTGTAATGCTCAACTGGGAAATGGAATGTAAAAAGTGGTGTCCAGGATTTAAGATATTAACTTATTATGGAAcacaaaaagaaaggaaacaaaaaagaacgg gTTGGACAAAACCTAATGCATTTCATATTTGTATAACATCATATAAATTGGTTATACAAGATCATCAAAgctttagaagaaaaaagtggAAGTATCTTATATTAGATGAagctcaaaatataaaaaatttcaaatcacaAAGAtggcaattattattaaattttcaaacacaACG ACGTTTATTGCTTACTGGTACACCTCTCCAAAATAACTTGATGGAATTGTGGTCattaatgcattttttaatgCCAAATGTATTTCAATCACACAGAGAATTTAAAGAATGGTTTAGTAATCCTGTTACTGGAATGATAGAAGGGAACagtgaatataatgaaaatatcattcgTCGTCTGCACAAG gtTTTACGACCTTTTTTATTGCGAAGATTAAAAACAGAAGTAGAAAAACAATTGCctaaaaaatatgaacatGTTGTCATGTGTCGTTTATCAAAACGACAGCGATATCTATATGATGATTTTATGTCTAGAGCAaa GACAAAAGAAACTTTGGCTAGTGGTAATTTGTTAAGcgttattaatgtattaatgcAATTACGAAAAGTATGCAATCatccaaatttatttgaagTGAGACCTACTGTATCGCCATTTCAAATGGAAGCAATTGAATATGTCACTGCTTCTTTGATATGGAGTGCTCTGGATTATGATCCATTTaag catATCGATCTGTCTAGtgttaatcttttattatgtGATTTGGAATTAACTCTTACCGCGTTTGTGGCGCATAGAGTTAGACGTTTACAAACGCCACGAAAACTTATAGAAGAAATAGACACACAACCAGATCCATTTCCAAGATGTCCATccggaaaaattaaaattaatgttagaTTATCTAATCAAGTTAAACCATCATCTGTTCCACGACAGACCcaagcaaaattaaaaaatttagccGGAATTTTACCTACTCCAAAAGTTGGAACATCTCCTTTAATAAAGACTGCAAATAATCAAAGCACTCCAACGCAAg gtGTCACATTAAAAGTAGCAGGTGGTCAACAATTGCAGGGATATTCTGTACAATTAGTTCAACATCAAGGTAGTGTAAAAG TTTCATTTCCAGTAATGACTCCGTGTGTACAACGTTTAAAAGTCTTACCAAAATCTTTAATGGGCCTATCTACTACAGCAACTACTGTAAACAAAGTTATAGGAGGTGTAGTGACAACTACAAGTGGAACAAGTGGAAGACCCGTAATGAGAGTACCGCCACTCAATGTTACTGCTTCTTCTAATATTACTGCACAGTCTGCCGCTGGTAATGGACAATCTCAACAACAATCTATTCGTTCCGGTATTGTTACTAGACACGCACAAAAAGAATCAGAAAAGGCACAAATAAAAGAACGTCCAAAATCCGAATTTTATTtg CCACAATTAGAAGAAGAACGAAAACAAAGAAGACAAGCTAAGCTTCGTTTGGttgcaaatattaatgaaagacGATGTGCTGCGTGTCCTTTATATGGAGAAGATTTGTTTATGGCATTAAGAATTGGTAAACCATCTACAGCATGTAGATGGCATAATGGTTGGGTTCACTGTGCAACTGCTAAAGATAGTACACGTACACGAaggcaatttttttctcgcaCAGAAGCACTTGCAGAAGCAATTAAAAGTACGGAACAAATTGTTGAAGAGCTTAAAGAAGTTTTTGAaag ATTTGTTGTACATGTTCCTGCTGTATGTGCTCCTACACCACGTTTTCATGTTTCTCATCCTCCTCCGCATAAATTGTTTGGTCAACGACGTATACAAATGGAATTACAACGTCAACTTTCACCAAAATTGGCATTGTTCCATCCAGTAGCTAGTGCAATGATGACGCAATTCCCGGATCCTAGATTGATACAATACGATTGTGGAAAATTACAATCTTTACATCAACTTCTTAGAAAacttaaatctgaaaatcatagagttttaatttttacacaaaTGACAAGAATGTTGGATGTATTAGAagcttttcttaattttcatggtcatatatatttacgttTAGATGGTACTACTAAAGTAGATCAACGACAG gtTTTGATGGAAAGATTTAATGGagataaacgaatattttgtttcattttgtcGACGAGATCTGGAGGTGTCGGTGTAAATCTTACAGGAGCAGATACTGTTATATTTTACGATAGTGATTGGAATCCTACAATGGATGCCCAAGCACAAGATAGATGTCATAGAATAGGTCAAACTCGGGATGTACATATCTACag gtTAGTAAGTGAAAAAACTgtggaagaaaatattctgaaaaaggCCAATCAAAAAAGACTACTTGGAGATTTAGCTATTGAAGGAGGGAATTTCACAACCGCTTACTTTAAAAGT tctACAATTCaagatctttttaatattgatcaaTCGGAGAACGATGCAACAACCCGAATGGCCGAAGTATTGGAACAAAATAGAGATCGAGAAAGATTTTTGCAGAAGGATAATCAAAGTCAAACTTTAGAGGATAAAATAGCAATGGGTGCACTTGAAAGTGCTCTTGCTGCTGCTGAAGAAGATCTTGATGTTCAAGCTGCAAAGACTGCTAAAGCAGAGGCTGTTGCTGATTTAGcagaatttgatgaaaatataccTTTAGATGATGCAGATAGGGATGATTTACAAGTTAGCAAGGCTGAACTTGAAGTACAAAACTTAGTATCTCag ttGACACCCATAGAACGTTATGCGATGAAGTTTGTCGAGGAATCGGAAGGTGCATTTTCTGCGGCACAACTTGCGGCAGCAGAACGTGAACTTGaagaacaaaagaaagaatgggAATTAGATCGGTTACGAGCGCTGcgtgaggaagaagaaagacgaATGCGATTAGCTGATGATGACGAGAAGCCTTTGACGTTTGGACGTGAGGATGCGCAAAATCAGGTTAATAGTGCTAGTAATTCTAAGAAATTAGTCAATAAGAAACTCCCACCGAATAGGAGGAGGAATTCGCGTAAGAATATTAGTAAAAGTGCTCAAGAATCAGAAAGTGAAACTGAGACTACTACAGAATCAGAATCAGAATCACAAGAAGATGTCGTGGAAGATAGTCTTGACGAAGAGTCAAGTCATACGGAAAGTCAAAGTCAAGGCGATGAagatgaggaggaggagacaaATGATCAGAATGATTCTGGAAAAGGCGGATATCCAAAACGTAAAAATCGGTCTAATAAATCGTTCAGTCAAAATCATTTTGATCTGAACAGTCCGCGAACGAGATCTAGGGGaaacgtaaaaattaatttatggacATTAGACGTAAGTCCCATTTTACCAGGTATAAAACCAAAATGTCGAGGAAGAGCTAGTAATTTGCGTAAACAACGCGAACTTGAAATGAGAATGAAAGcagaagaaaatttcgtcCTACCTTCATCTCCCGTTTCAAgttgtaaaaaattgaataatgcaaatgtttcaaataaatttgatgaagaaaatatgaatcaaAAAGGAATAACATCTGATTTAAAATCTACTGACAGTGAACAAGATACAATTTTACCTGCTGAAGAATTATCTGAAAgcattgaaaattgtaaagtgATAGCAAATCACTGTATTGTTGCAACTTCTTCACCAaagtcaaaatatattaaaacaatcacGATAGAAGAATCTAATTCTATTCCTTTAAATTCGGTAGAAGCAGAAACGTGTTCTCAATCAGGTAATTCATCTGGCACGTCAGAACAATGTAAAAATTCAGAAGAAAGTATAATTGATGACAAAGTTTGTGATGAAGATGTAACAGATATGTCATCGtcgatatatattacacaatCTATGTACAAATTAACAGCGCAATCTAGTAATTCTGAAGGTGATGCAAGTTATAATGATGATTCTGAAAATTCTAATGTCGATTTGATTTCACAAAGTAGTAATTCTTGTTTGTCTACAATAGaatcaaatacaataaaaagaatttctgattcaaaatgtttgaaaaattcaataacttTAGAAATAGATgaggaaattaatatatcagaaAATTCATTGATTGCTCccttaaagaataaaatgattacTCAAGATATAGATGAAAATACCGGTGAATTTACAGAGAAGTTAAATgattctatttctaaaaatgagataatttcatctaatattaatgaagTAGATATGCAAATAAAAGAGGAATTACTTACTTCTAATTCTATAAAACTAAAGACATTGgaagataaaattgtatataaattccaAGATACAAATGTTTCGGATGATGAATGTGGGTCAAAAAACGATGCAAGAACACAAACTCCtactgaaaaagaaaacgtgaaCATAGAAGAAACGTTCAAAAATAAGGAGCAATTTGATGAAAGTACGTCAAATTCAAATATGACACATAACGATACTGAATCTATTTCTGTGATAGAATCAAGATCTAGTCAGGAATTTAGTAGCATCAAACAAGAATCTTTTACTAAATTAGATGAATGTATGTATGACgaaaatgattcaaaaattcagTTGACTTCATCAATACAAAGTAGTGacaatactttttcttttgacattttaaattcgaatgaaTCATGTGGATCTGAGTCTAATCTAGAaaacaaagtaaaatttcGTAAACCAGATATATCTTATGGAGTTATTACAAGAagtgcaaaaataaatattaacgtagataattctgaaaataaaaatttagaaacgcATACGTCTCTAATATTATCTGACGAATCCTGTGAATCGAAACAAAATCaaggaaatgaaaattcaaattcaatttcgaatacTCATCGTAAAGAAGTTAGTAAAATGACACAAATTCGAAGACCAGATACACCTCGACCCATAATAGAACAAGTTAGAATTACAAGATCGAGTGTAGTTCGTTCTTTAACACCTCCACCAAGTTCAAATCCCATGAAATCAGTACACAAAAAACGACCAGATACTCCTTTATCAGAATGTTTTAAATCTTCTCCAAGACCAGCAACAAGATCTAcgtcaaatataaattcaccATTAAGAAATGAAGAACAGAATACAACATCATATGAAAGGCCTATGACGCGTAGTTCGAAATCCTTGGATAATGGATTTTTAAATCCACCTCCATTTCGAAGAAGTAGTTCAATACCACCAATGAAACCAATCtctgaaaaattgaatgaaatgaaagattGCAGTTCTGTTTCGACTAGATCTAAGAAAAACAatgaatttaacaatataaatataagtacaaGACGACGACCGGATACACCTGTTCCTACTTCTGAACAAACATCGAGAGTTACTCGATCTGGACTCAATTTCATGCTAAATTTAGGAAAATCGAGTCCTAATCATATGtcaaataaaggaaataaacaTATCCGGAAAACAGATTTATCTTCTGATTCAAAAgcacaagaagaagaatcttctatttcttcaaaaacagAAACATTAAATACAGATTCAAATGGAAATGCAGTCGTATCAGAAACTTTTACAAAACACGATGATCCATTATCtacttttaatgatattaatgaaaaaccaCAAAGAACAGCTAAAGTCGTTGCTATTCTTACTTTGGATACAAGAagtaattatagtaataaagCTTCTAGTTCTGTTCATACAAAAACATCTAATTGCAATTCTActgatacaaaaaataataaaaaaaacgtcgATTCTAATTCCAATTCCGGACCTGATTcatcagaaaaaaattgtgttcTTAGAATTTCAGATGTTActtcaaattgtaaattagaTGGATGGTGTAGTTCTGGATTGGATAATAGAGATAGAGATCGCGTTTCATCTAATGTATATTCCAATGTAGCAAGTACTTATACAAATTCCAGTAAATCAGGAAAAACATCGACGATGAACAAAAATACATCGTTGAATTCTAAACTTAAAACGGATAAAGTTTCATTGCCTGTACAATCAACAGTAATAGCATTGGTCGATTTAGATAACGATCCTAATTACGACTCATCAGATAGTTCAAAAaggttaagaagaaaaattaagcgAACACGATTATCATCATTTGCAAAACCATTGATAAGGGGAAAAACGAACGAATCGCAAATAATCGATACAGTAGGCGATGAAGAGCAAATACCGccgtttaaaaaaacaattcgttCTCAGCTTcctactcctcctcctccttcacaAACAACTCAACTGGAAAAACTAAGTAGCGGTACTATATCTTGA